Genomic DNA from bacterium:
GTAGTAAGCGGTCTGTCCCTTGAGCGTAAACAGACCCATGACATTCCAATGATCTTCCAGCGGATCGGTTGCATCGTAAATTGACTTGCCGTTTCGCTTCATCCAATCGCCAACTTCACCTAGAATTTTCTCACATTCCGGAGGCACATCGCCTTCAGGAGTGGGCCCGATATTAAGAAGTAAGTTACCGTGGCCGATTGCTACCTGTCGAAGCATTTGGTGAACTTGCCAAGCGTTCTTATAATTGACATCGATGGGAGTGTAGCCCCAACTATCGTTGAAGGTCATGCAGGCTTCCCATGCGCGGCCGCTTTCAGCAGCAGTGATATGACCTTCGGGCGTTCCGAAGTCTTCAGGAATGCCTGAACGGTCGTTGATGATAATATCAGGCTGAAGCGCTTTTGCCATTCGGCACAACTTATCGGATTCCCATTCTTCAGCGTCTAGGGGCCAATTGACGTCGTACCAAAGGATGTCCAGCTTGCCATAATTGCTGCAAAGCTCTTTGACTGCTCCGTGGGTGAAATCGATGAAGCGGCGTCTAGCTGCCTCGTTTACCTTGCACATTGCTCCATCCGGATGATGCCAGTCCATCAGCGAATAATAGAAACCAACTTTCAGACCTTCTGCTCGGGCAGCTTCGACATATTCGGCAACCAAGTCTCGTCCAGGGCTGCGTTTGACGGAATTGTAGTCAGTCATTTTAGTATCCCAAAGGAAATATCCTTCGTGATGCTTGGTAGTCATGACCATATAGCGCATACCTGCCTGTTTAGCCGTTTTAGCCCATTGTCGAGCTGCATTAGGCTTGGGATTCCAGGTATCGGCTAATTTTTCATATTCTTCAATTGGGATTTGCTCATAATTCATTGCCCATTCATGGCGTCCTAGCTGGGCATATAGACCCCAGTGGATGAACATACCAAAGCGAGCTTCGCGAAACCATGCTAGCCGTCGAGCACGGTCCTGTTTCGGTGTCAAAAGCGTTTCACTCATATTGAGGCTCCTTCTAAAAAGTGCAGTTAAGAACTTAAGAAAGTCTACAACGGCGAGCCTCCCAATTGCAATTGATATTTAACATCCGGCGAAAGTATACGAAAAAGAAAATAGGCCTTTAGAACTAGGTGAATATATGCAGCTAAGTTGAACCAAATCAGCTTTTTATGCGTCTAACATATTATAGAGTTAGAAAATGCCAGGTTTTTAAAAAAAGCTGAAAATTTTACTAACAAAGAAGTAATTCTGAAGTCGTATAATATAGAGAGTTGTGGATGTTTTTCGAGGTTGATGACGATGCATGTCTGGACGACTGATGAAATTCTGAAATTAAGTTCGGTTATCGTGCATACCAAGTTGCAGGGGCAACCTGTGAGGCAGGCTTCGCCCGATTATAGGTTTCAGGAAAGACATCAGACCAGTATCTTGACCGAAGTCCGACGTAATTATCCCGACCTCAAGGATAGCGCGGCAATGAAGCTCTACTATGAGGCACGAGATGCGCGTCTTCAGAATGACATCCCGACGATGTTATTAAAAAGCCAACAAGTGGCAGAAGAATATTGGGGATATTGGCCCAATACTCTATGGTTGGCCTATGCGCTGAGAGTTTTTGGCAAAGATTACTTTCCGCAGGCGGAATTGGTCTTTACGGAAGCTGAAAAGGCAATCCAGTCTCAGTTAAATGGTAAGCTGCCGCTCGATGTGGTTCCGACCACTGAACCGGTGACAGAGTGTCACCTTCGAGAGTTGCTCTCGATGCTTTTCAATAATCATGCTGAATTTTATCGCGTTCAAGGCGAACTTGACAAAGCTTTTGAACGTATTAACAATGCACTTGAAGTTACCGATGAACGTTGTGCACGCGCGCGCCGATTGTTAGATAAAGCAGGTATCCTAGCTCAGAAGAGCGAATACGCGCAGTCAGCAGAAAATGTTGCTCTTGCAATTGAAGCTGATCCTTATGAAACGCAGCAGCAACTAGAACATAAGGCTCGACAGTATCCAGGTTTTACGCAAGTAGTTAAGGAGGTTCATTAAAATGATCCGCAAATTAATGTTGATCGTAGTTGGTTTAGCATTCGCCGTGAATTTGGCCCTTTTGGGTATGCCCAATAAGGCCAGTACACAGGTGATGATGGCATCAGGTCAGTCCAATGTTGATTCTCATACAGTTAATCCCAACAAACCCGACAAGGGCGATGAGGGTCCAGGCTAGTTTAGGCTTCGTTTCTCCAGCCGACGGGAATGGTACAGTCGGCAAGCACGTCCACAGTTACGTGACCAGCGGAGAATGTGAGAGAAGAAGATGTCTGAATTGAAAATGCCGCAAATACCGCCTTTAACGGTGGTTATATCAGACGAAGAGCTAGTGACCAAAGCCCAGCTAGGGGATAGGGAAGCTTTGGGAGAGCTATTGCGTCGCCATTCGAACCATGCCTACTATATCGCCCGCCAGATGGCGCCAAGGGATTATGAAGATGTTGTTCAAGATGCCTGCGTGAAGGCAACTGAAGCCATCGGGCAGTGCCGCGGTTCTTTCGGTGCATGGTTCACAACAATTGTCCGTCGCCAAGCCATAGATTTCTATCGTGCTCAAAAGAGGGTTGACCTGAATACTCAGCCGATTGAAACAATGCTTGTTGAACTGGCGGATACCTCATCTACACATGAATTCGAAATTGATGAAGGATCGCTCGACCTTGCGGATCAACTTGCGGAACTGATGGGCGGTCTTACAAGCACCCAGCGAGAAGTGATTGCCGCTCTTTATACGGAAGCTTCTGCAACCTCCCAGTCTTCCGCGTTAATAAAGCGCGCATCTCATCGTATCGGCAAGACTGAAGGGGCTGTCAGGAATGCGCTGTTCCAAATTCGACGAGCCATTCAGGAACGCGCTCCTGTTGGATTAATAGAAGAAATTATCGATCAAGCGGACCGTGATGATATTCTAATGGTTGTGTTGCAGCACATGGTGCCGGAGTTGTTTGAAGATCAGCTTCGAAGTCAACTTCACAAGCTTGCAGAGCTTGGGTTGAGTGAAGCCAATTGGTCTCTGGCGGCAATCCATACTTCAAAGAGCGCTTTGTGGGAATTAGGCTTTGTTGTTTGGCCTCGCACAGGTGCAAAATCCACCCCAACGGTGATCATCGCGGCTTGTGACTACGGTCGAAAATCACGCGCTGAGCTTTTAGAATGGGCAGCAGCGATTGAAATAAAGGTTCGTCAAGTGTGTGACGAAATAGGCCTACGGCTCTCCGAGCCTACAACGAATAATCACCTGCGTATAGCTAGCTCACGTTCTGATCTAGCACGTCTAATGGCTTAACTTAGTTTTCTCAATAAGGGGTCGGGCTTTAGCCCGACCCCTTTTCATTTTGCTATTGCCAAATGTGTCATTGCGAGGCTGTTTGTGCCGAAGCCTATTCTTTCGGAGGTAGGGGCAGGGCTTGCCCTGCCCTCCGGAGGACGCAGCAAGCTGCGCCCCTACAATACCCGTATCCCTGAGCAGCCCTTCAGCCCGTGTCGCAGGGAGTATAAGTCAGCGATCACCTTCTTTAGGTAAGCTACGTATATAGAAGAGAATCTATTAATTTGTCTGCAGGTTGGGGATGATGACTGGATTGAATCAGGTTTTTATTCTTATAGGCGGGGCGGTTGCTATTGGGCTTTTGGCTTGGTTCTTCTTTGGACCTAAAAAAGGCGAAAGCGTTGAGGTGATCGCGGATAAAGCCCCCCAGAATCCAACCGAACGGGTGGATTTGGATATTTTAGGGATGACATGCGCGTCATGTGTTATTCGTGTTGAGAAGGCGCTTCGGAGGGTTCATGGTGTTATTGAAGCGAATGTCAATCTAGCCGCCAAGACGGCATCTATTAGGATCGAGCTCGGGGCAGCCTCAACTCAAGAATTGCTTAATGCGGTTGATAAAATCGGATATGAAGCCGAGATTGCCAAAAAGAAGACCGTTTTAACCCTAAGAAAGGCAAGTGAAACTGAACAACGGGAATATTTCTACCGAATGCTTTTCGCTGCAATCCTAACCACGCCTCTTTTATCTTCTATGCTTCCAGGAATGCCGATGTGGTTGAGCAATTCTTATCTCCAATTCGTTCTGGCTTCAGGAGCGCTTTTCGGAACAGGATGGTCTTTTTATATAAACGCCTATCGATCGCTTTTGCAGCGCACCAGCGATATGAACGTGCTTATTGCCATCGGCACCGGAGCGGCATTCATCTATAGCGCGGTGGGAACCTTCTTTGGGGGATGGCTTATCAGTCACGGAATCGAGCCGCATCTATATTATGAAGTTGCAGCGACAATCGTTACGTTAATCCTATTTGGCCGTTTTCTCGAAGCTCGCGCAAAGGGGCGAACGAGCGCAGCTATTCAAAAGTTGCTTTCGCTCCAGCCTAAGATCGCTCGTGTAATTCGTGATGGTAATCTTGTCGAGTTGTCGGTGGATTTGGTCCAGATAAATGATCACATTCAGGTTCGACCGGGAGAACGTATCCCTGTGGATGGGATTATAGAGGAAGGCCAATCGGAAGTTGATGAAAGTATGCTTACGGGCGAAAGCCTCCCCGTTGAAAAGGCGAAAGGCGAGAAGGTGTTTACCGGCACAATTAATCAATCCGGAACCTTTATCTTCTTAGCAACAGGGGTTGGTGAGGATACGGCAATCGCTCGAATAGTAAATTTGGTACAGCAAGCTCAGGGGTCAAAAGCTCCTATTCAGCGTCTTGCCGATGTGGTGGCAGGTTATTTTGTTCCGGTTGTTATGATGATTGCGGTTGCCACTTTTACCCTATGGCTGGCATTCGGCCCATCGCCGTCTTATCTTTGGGCTCTGCAGAATTTCATTTCGGTCTTAATCATCGCCTGCCCGTGCGCTCTTGGGTTGGCAACGCCTACAAGTATCATGGTTGGAACCGGCAAAGGCGCGGAAATTGGCATTCTTATCCGAGATGCCGCGGCGCTCGAGACCGCCCATCAGATCGATGTAATACTGCTTGACAAGACCGGGACCATTACCAAAGGTAAACCCGAAGTGACCGACATCCTCTCATTAACGGAAATTGCCGAGGATGAATTGCTGCGCATCGCCGCGGTTGCCGAATATGGATCGGAGCACCCGCTAGCCTCTTCAATCTTGCATAAAGCTCAGGAAAGGAATATTCCTATTACTTCACCTGAGAAATTCAACGCTAAGGCCGGATTTGGCGTCGAAGCGGTGGTCAATGGACAAGATGTAATTCTCGGCAATGCCAGGCTCATGGAAAGCCATAATATCAACCTCTCGTCAGCTCAAAGCTATATGAATGAAGGCAAAACTCCCATTTATATTGCCCAGAATGGAATTCTTATCGGAATTATTGCGATTGCGGATATGATCCGACAGGGAAGCCGCCAAGCAGTCGAGCGCCTAAAGCAGATGGGGATTGAAGTGTGGATGATAACCGGTGATAATCCTGCTACTGCGAAAGCAATCGCTCGAGAGGCCGGAATTGAAAACGTTCGCTCTGAAGTTCTGCCTGAAAACAAGGCGCAAGTTGTGAAGGAATTTCAAGCGGGCGCAAAGCGAGTGGCGATGGTTGGGGATGGCATCAATGACGCTCCTGCTCTTGCTCAAGCCGACGTTGGCATCGCGATGGGCGGCGGCGCTGATATTGCGATCGAGTCGAGCGATATCACTTTGCTGCGAGATGATTTGAACGCTGTACCCGATGCGCTTCTTCTTTCACGGGCAACGATGCGAAACATAAAACAGAACCTATTTTTCGCTTTTATCTACAACATCCTCGGTATTCCAATCGCCGCCGGAGCACTCTATCCCTTCACTGGATTGCTTCTAAACCCCATGCTTGCCGCGGGAGCAATGGCTCTCTCATCCGTCTCCGTAGTAACCAACGCCCTCCGCTTAAGAACCTTGCGTCTAAGAGGGTAATATCAGCCATTAGCGCGTACTACTTACCCCCGTCTTTCCCAGGAATACCGGGTTCGGTCATTTTGTAGGGATCGAAGATTTGTTTGATTTCCTCCTCGGTGAGAAGATTGCGCTCTCGGACGACATCAACGACTGACTTGTGCTCTTTTAGCGCCTGTTTGACAACATCGGCAGCGACGGTATAGCCGACGTGGGGGTTGAGAGCAGTGGCTAGGCTGGGGCTGGTTTCGGCATAGTGGCGGCATTTATCAGCGTCAGCGGTTATTCCTAGCACTGCAAAGCGTGTAAAGACATCGATACCATTCTTTAATATCTCTAAAGCGAAATGGGCGTCGTAAGCGATGAGGGGCATCATCACATTAAGCTCAAGCTGTCCGGCTTGGGTTGCCAGATCGATTGATTGTGCGAGACCGATTACCTGATAGCAGATCATGTTTAAATTCTCCGCCATCGAAGGGTTGACCTTACCGGGCATGATGCTGCTGCCAGGTTGAACGGCGGGAAGAGTGATTTCTGCAAGCCCGGTAAGAGGCCCTGAGCATAAAAGGCGCAGATCGTTGGCGATTCGCGTTAGTTCAAGAGCGATAATTCGAAGCGCAGCGCCTAAAGCGGCCATCGGCATCTGGCTTTCCATTGCCTCACACATATCTTCTGCCGGCCGGAATTGTATGCCTGTCCACTGACTTATCAGCTCAACTACTCGGAAACGATAGAGGGGATCAGTATTGATGCCAGTTCCGGCGGCGCTTCCACCTATTGTGAGTTCTTCAACTTCATAAGTCGCCTCTTTGAGCAATCGCTTGCACTTTTTCATCGTAATTGAATAAGCGGTGAACTCCTGACCTAAACGAATCGGAACTGCATCCTGTAAATGAGTACGTCCCGATTTAAGGACGTGATCGAACTCAACTCCTTTTGCGGCAAAAGCTTCGATAAGTCGATCGAGAACCGGCACAAACTCGCTAATTAGGAGGCGTGCTGCAATCCGCATGGCTGTTGGGAAGGTATCGTTGGTCGATTGGCCGTAGTTGACGTCGTCGTTTGGGTTTACGAGGTTGTATTGTCCCTTCGTTCCGCCAAGTATCTCAATCGCGCGATTGGCCAGCGCTTCGTTGACGTTCATATTAAACGAGGTGCCTGCGCCAGCCTGAAAAACATCTACTACAAACTGATCGCGCAGCTTGCCTTCAAGCATTTCATCAGCAGCTTTGACAATAGCATCGGCTTTTGCGGGATCGAGCAGGTCTAATTCCTTATTCGCAATCGCGCATGCTTTCTTGAGCATCACATAGGCTTCAATCATGCGCGGATGCTCGCGAATTCCGCTAATTGGGAAATTCTCGATTGCCCTCAGCGTTTGAAGCCCCCAGTAGACATCGGCCGGTACTTCTCGTTCCCCTAACGAATCTTTCTCAATTCGAGCAGCCATATTATCTCATCCTCCCATCCTATCTCACTCATAAATACCCTATAATACCAACCAAACGATATATCAAAAGGCGAGTAGGGAAATAGGTAAGAAAGCATAAATATACCAAAACAAAGCCTAATCTTCGTCGCTGCTTTGGGGGGAGCGGATGACGGATATTATTTCTTGAACGGCGCTTTCCATTGCAGGGCTGTCGAGTAAGGATTGAGCGATTAGGCGGTGGCCGTGCATGACGGTGGTGTGATCGCGGTTGCCGAGATGCTTGCCAATAGCCTTCCAAGATAGTTGCGTATGCTCGCGTGCGAGGTACATCGCAACTTGTCTTGCCTGGGCGATATTGGACTTGCGACCTTGACCGGTCATCTCATCCGCCGATAATCCAAATTGTTTGCAGCAAGCCTTGATAATGGCTTTAACCGTGATGGCGGGACGATAAGGAGTCGGCTCGATGAAGAAGGCTCCGAGTACTTTGGCGGCTAATTGTGTGGTTACCGGTTGGTTGGTGAGTGATGCCTGGGTCATTAGGCGGGTCAGCGCGCCTTCCAACGAGCGGATATTGCTCTGAATTTTGTCGGCCACATAGTAGACCACGTCCATCGGGATTTCGAAATTATCGGCTTCTGCTTTTTTTAGCAAAATAGCGGCTCTTGTTTCAAGATCGGGAGCGGCGATATCGGCTACTAATCCTTGCTCGAAGCGCGACCTCAATCGTTCTTCCATCAGATAGAGCTCTTTGGGCGGACGATCGCTGCACAGGACGATCTGGCGGCCGGTTTGGTAGAGAGCGTTGAATGTGTGGAAGAACTCTTCCTGCGTTCGTTCTTTGCCGGCGATGAATTGGACGTCATCAATCAGCCAAAGCTCCACGCTGCGCAATCGTCTTCGGAAGTGCTCAATTCGCTGCTCGCGAACCGCAGTCACATATTGGTCGGCAAAAGCCTCGCCGCTCATATAGGCAACCCGCATATTCGGGCAATTCGTCAGCACTTGTTGGCCTATGGCATGCAAGAGGTGCGTTTTTCCCAACCCAACCCCTCCGAAAATGAAAAGCGGATTGAACTTAAAACCCGGATTTTCGGATACAGCGCTTGCGCCGGCATGTGCCAATCTGTTTGATGGGCCAACAATGAAGCTTTCGAACGCATACCGATCAACAAATTCAGGGCGCGGAAGGAGTTCTAGGGTTTCCCTTCTTGAATAGGTGGGAGAAGGGCTTGCCATGAGCGGATCTTGAGGCACTAGCGTGCCTTCCTCGGGGCGGACAAGGATGAACTCCAATTCAACCTTCTCGCCGAGTTGGCTGCCGATTGCGCTCGCTATCATATGCGAATAGCGACTGCTGAGCCAAGTCTTGTCGAATTCGTTAGCGACACCCAAAACGACCTTACCGTCGACATAACGCACGGGTTTTACTGTTGGAAACAGCACGCGAAAAGTCGGTCGGTCGATCTGGGTAGTCAAGTGACGTAGCGCGCCATCGAATGCGCGTCTTAACTTGGCTGTATTCTCTTCTTCACCTAAGCAAAGCTGTTGTCTTTCCTCAACCACGAAACCCTCCTGGGGATGGACATTGTAGCATTGAGTCAAGAGCAGAGCAAATCGGGAAAAGGCAACCTCGTCCCGATATATAACATGCTTGA
This window encodes:
- a CDS encoding alpha-L-fucosidase → MSETLLTPKQDRARRLAWFREARFGMFIHWGLYAQLGRHEWAMNYEQIPIEEYEKLADTWNPKPNAARQWAKTAKQAGMRYMVMTTKHHEGYFLWDTKMTDYNSVKRSPGRDLVAEYVEAARAEGLKVGFYYSLMDWHHPDGAMCKVNEAARRRFIDFTHGAVKELCSNYGKLDILWYDVNWPLDAEEWESDKLCRMAKALQPDIIINDRSGIPEDFGTPEGHITAAESGRAWEACMTFNDSWGYTPIDVNYKNAWQVHQMLRQVAIGHGNLLLNIGPTPEGDVPPECEKILGEVGDWMKRNGKSIYDATDPLEDHWNVMGLFTLKGQTAYYHCHRWPGKELALGGITSKVLSVKYLKDGVPVKFTQTDRRLILHGLPEKAPDFPATVFEIEVEGKFERLMGCWHKNYE
- a CDS encoding RNA polymerase sigma factor, with the protein product MSELKMPQIPPLTVVISDEELVTKAQLGDREALGELLRRHSNHAYYIARQMAPRDYEDVVQDACVKATEAIGQCRGSFGAWFTTIVRRQAIDFYRAQKRVDLNTQPIETMLVELADTSSTHEFEIDEGSLDLADQLAELMGGLTSTQREVIAALYTEASATSQSSALIKRASHRIGKTEGAVRNALFQIRRAIQERAPVGLIEEIIDQADRDDILMVVLQHMVPELFEDQLRSQLHKLAELGLSEANWSLAAIHTSKSALWELGFVVWPRTGAKSTPTVIIAACDYGRKSRAELLEWAAAIEIKVRQVCDEIGLRLSEPTTNNHLRIASSRSDLARLMA
- a CDS encoding heavy metal translocating P-type ATPase; the encoded protein is MMTGLNQVFILIGGAVAIGLLAWFFFGPKKGESVEVIADKAPQNPTERVDLDILGMTCASCVIRVEKALRRVHGVIEANVNLAAKTASIRIELGAASTQELLNAVDKIGYEAEIAKKKTVLTLRKASETEQREYFYRMLFAAILTTPLLSSMLPGMPMWLSNSYLQFVLASGALFGTGWSFYINAYRSLLQRTSDMNVLIAIGTGAAFIYSAVGTFFGGWLISHGIEPHLYYEVAATIVTLILFGRFLEARAKGRTSAAIQKLLSLQPKIARVIRDGNLVELSVDLVQINDHIQVRPGERIPVDGIIEEGQSEVDESMLTGESLPVEKAKGEKVFTGTINQSGTFIFLATGVGEDTAIARIVNLVQQAQGSKAPIQRLADVVAGYFVPVVMMIAVATFTLWLAFGPSPSYLWALQNFISVLIIACPCALGLATPTSIMVGTGKGAEIGILIRDAAALETAHQIDVILLDKTGTITKGKPEVTDILSLTEIAEDELLRIAAVAEYGSEHPLASSILHKAQERNIPITSPEKFNAKAGFGVEAVVNGQDVILGNARLMESHNINLSSAQSYMNEGKTPIYIAQNGILIGIIAIADMIRQGSRQAVERLKQMGIEVWMITGDNPATAKAIAREAGIENVRSEVLPENKAQVVKEFQAGAKRVAMVGDGINDAPALAQADVGIAMGGGADIAIESSDITLLRDDLNAVPDALLLSRATMRNIKQNLFFAFIYNILGIPIAAGALYPFTGLLLNPMLAAGAMALSSVSVVTNALRLRTLRLRG
- a CDS encoding aspartate ammonia-lyase; this translates as MAARIEKDSLGEREVPADVYWGLQTLRAIENFPISGIREHPRMIEAYVMLKKACAIANKELDLLDPAKADAIVKAADEMLEGKLRDQFVVDVFQAGAGTSFNMNVNEALANRAIEILGGTKGQYNLVNPNDDVNYGQSTNDTFPTAMRIAARLLISEFVPVLDRLIEAFAAKGVEFDHVLKSGRTHLQDAVPIRLGQEFTAYSITMKKCKRLLKEATYEVEELTIGGSAAGTGINTDPLYRFRVVELISQWTGIQFRPAEDMCEAMESQMPMAALGAALRIIALELTRIANDLRLLCSGPLTGLAEITLPAVQPGSSIMPGKVNPSMAENLNMICYQVIGLAQSIDLATQAGQLELNVMMPLIAYDAHFALEILKNGIDVFTRFAVLGITADADKCRHYAETSPSLATALNPHVGYTVAADVVKQALKEHKSVVDVVRERNLLTEEEIKQIFDPYKMTEPGIPGKDGGK
- the dnaA gene encoding chromosomal replication initiator protein DnaA, translating into MVEERQQLCLGEEENTAKLRRAFDGALRHLTTQIDRPTFRVLFPTVKPVRYVDGKVVLGVANEFDKTWLSSRYSHMIASAIGSQLGEKVELEFILVRPEEGTLVPQDPLMASPSPTYSRRETLELLPRPEFVDRYAFESFIVGPSNRLAHAGASAVSENPGFKFNPLFIFGGVGLGKTHLLHAIGQQVLTNCPNMRVAYMSGEAFADQYVTAVREQRIEHFRRRLRSVELWLIDDVQFIAGKERTQEEFFHTFNALYQTGRQIVLCSDRPPKELYLMEERLRSRFEQGLVADIAAPDLETRAAILLKKAEADNFEIPMDVVYYVADKIQSNIRSLEGALTRLMTQASLTNQPVTTQLAAKVLGAFFIEPTPYRPAITVKAIIKACCKQFGLSADEMTGQGRKSNIAQARQVAMYLAREHTQLSWKAIGKHLGNRDHTTVMHGHRLIAQSLLDSPAMESAVQEIISVIRSPQSSDED